The genomic window TCAGCGTATCGGTATCTGGGCCAATCCCGATAGCAGCCGGCTGCACTTGGCCTGGATCATGGGCCGCACCGACAGCGACACCTTGCGATCGACGGAGTGGACGGTATGGGCGAAGACGGAGGTCCAGAATATCCGCATCGACTCGCGCGGCCTAGGCGGATCGAAGGTCCATGCGGTGGCCTGCGTCATCCGTCGCACCGATTATTCCCCGGAAACGTATTCCTATTACCTGACCAAGACCGGCAGGCTCTACGAGCAGGAGCGGATGGATACCCGGAAAATCAAGGAAGGCGTCCCCCTCGACTACGATTTCCCCATCTACGCATCTTTCCAGGGCCCCTGGGAAGCCCGCGTGGACACCCATGGCGCGGTCTATTTCGCGGCGCCCTCCTGGGAAAACCAATAAAAATGGCCCGCGCAGGCGCTTCAAAATCCGGCTCCAAGGACAAGCTCGCCGCCGCCGAAGCCGCCTTGCGCAAGGCAGGCATGGCCTTCCCGGAAGTCACCGAGGACTTCCCTTGGGGCCATCGCGCGCTCAAGGTGAAGGGAAAAGCCTTCGTATTCATGAGTAATGAGGACGGCTCGTTCGGCCTGTCGGTGAAATTGCCTCAATCCGCGGACTTCGCCCTGATGCAACCCTTCGCCAAGCCCACGGGATACGGACTTGGGAAAGCAAATTGGGTCAGCGCTTCATTTACGCGCAAGGACGCAGTTCCCGTGCCCCTATTAATCGCTTGGCTCGCGGAAAGCTATCGCGCCATCGCCCCGAAAAGGCTCGCCGACCTCCAATACCCCTGATCTCGCCATTCCGGCACTTCACGGACCTTTTGTCGGGCCCTCTGACCGCCTATCTTAAGGACTAGCGGGACATCCGCGTCCCGCGACGGGGAGGACTTATGTCCAAGCAATCCACGCACCGTCCGCATCCGAAAAAGACCGCCGGGCCGCGCAAACACGAGGGCCAGGGCGGTTCCCGACATGGTTACCAATCAAGCAATGAAATCGAGGATATGGAGATCTTCGACGACGATCCGGGCAAGCGGCCCAGCGATGACGGTAAGCATGACGCGAAATCCATTGACGATAACGGTTATCGCGAGCGAAAATGAGGGCACCCATCCCGGTGCCGAATGCGCGAATTGCGATATTACCTGGAGCTTACCGATGCCGAGCATCGGGACGAAGCCCCCATTTCCTTCACGGTCGCCGAGACCTTGCTCCGAGGCATGGACTGGAAGCTTAACGAGCCTGACGCGTCCCCGGAGGCCGAGCCGCGCGCGCCTTTCATGCTTTTCCTGGACGAGAGCGAATCGTTCTTCATGCTTATGCCCGAGGAAGACGGATTGCGCGTGACTTCCCGGGTCATCGACAAGTGGAACCTCCTCGGCATGATGCAACGGGACAAGTCCTTCACCCTCAATTTCGGCGTGGTTCCGTTGGAAGACGCCTTGGTCCTGCTGAAGTTGTTCTACGAAGACAATTACCCGGCCTTACGGGCCTTGGAAAAACGCATGGCCTGAGCCGCCCGACTCGCTTCGTGTCGCCCGGCCCGCCCCCCTACCGGTTACGGATCGGTTCCCGGGTGGTTCCCGCTGTACATTTGAACAGTAATGTCTAGATTATAAGGCCATGATCGCCACGGTCCGCCCTCCCGATGCCTTGGCCGCCTTCCATCCGGCCATCGCGGCCTGGTTCCGCGAACGTCTCGGCGAGCCGACCCCGGTGCAGGAACGCGCCTGGGAAGCCATCCGCGGCGGCACGCATACCCTCATCGCAGCGCCTACGGGCTCGGGCAAAACCCTGGCCGCCTTCCTCACCATCCTCAACGACTTGATCACGCAAGGCTGCGCGGGCGAACTCGAACGCGCGACTACGGTGCTCTACGTGTCGCCGCTCAAAGCCTTGAGCAACGACGTGGAGAAGAACCTGAACCGCCCGTTGCAGGAGATCCAAGAGGCGTTGTTCCAGAGCGAACTCCGCGAAGTGGACATCCGCGTCGCCGTGCGCACGGGCGACACCTCCGCGGGCGAACGCGCGGCCATGGTGAAGTCTAATCCGCATATCCTCATCACCACTCCCGAATCGCTGTTCCTATTGCTCACGAGCCAGCGCGGGCGCGAGATGCTCAAGCGCGTACGCACGGTCATCATCGACGAAATCCACGCCCTGGTGGGCGAGAAGCGCGGCGCCCATCTGGCCCTGTCGCTGGAACGCTTGCGCGACTTGACCGGCGGGAATCCCGTCCGCATCGGCCTGTCGGCCACGCAGAAGCCCATCGAAACCGTGGCCGACTTCCTCACCGCCGGCGAACCCTGCGCCATCATCGATACCGGGCATCGCCGCAAGCTGGACGTCCAGGTCGAAATGCCCGCGTCGCCCTTGACCGCGGTGATGGCGAACGAGGTATGGGACGAAGTGTATGGGCGCGTCGAGCAACTGATCGGCGAGCACAAGACCACCCTCATCTTCGTGAATACGCGCCGCCTGGCCGAACGCATGGCCTATCGCCTGAGCCAAACCCTGGGCGAAGACAAGGTCGCCGCCCACCACGGCAGCCTTTCCCGGGAACGGCGCTTCACCGCCGAGCAGCGCCTCAAGAACGGGCAACTGCGGGCCCTGGTGGCCACCGCCTCCCTGGAGCTCGGCATCGACATCGGATCCGTAGAACTCGTGATCCAGATCGCGTGCCCGCGTTCCATCGCCGCCTTCCTGCAACGCGTGGGCCGCGCCGGACATGCCGTGGACGGCACTCCCAAGGGCCGCCTGTTCCCTTTGACGCGGGACGAACTTATCGAAGCCGCCGCCCTGCTGGATGCGGTCCGGCTCGGCGAGCTCGACGTCCTGAAGGTCCCGGAGAAGCCGCTCGACATCCTGGCCCAGCAGATCGTGGCCGAAACCGCCTGCCGGGAATGGTCCGGATCCGATCTGTACGCCCTCTGCC from Fibrobacterota bacterium includes these protein-coding regions:
- a CDS encoding MmcQ/YjbR family DNA-binding protein, translated to MARAGASKSGSKDKLAAAEAALRKAGMAFPEVTEDFPWGHRALKVKGKAFVFMSNEDGSFGLSVKLPQSADFALMQPFAKPTGYGLGKANWVSASFTRKDAVPVPLLIAWLAESYRAIAPKRLADLQYP
- a CDS encoding DEAD/DEAH box helicase, whose protein sequence is MIATVRPPDALAAFHPAIAAWFRERLGEPTPVQERAWEAIRGGTHTLIAAPTGSGKTLAAFLTILNDLITQGCAGELERATTVLYVSPLKALSNDVEKNLNRPLQEIQEALFQSELREVDIRVAVRTGDTSAGERAAMVKSNPHILITTPESLFLLLTSQRGREMLKRVRTVIIDEIHALVGEKRGAHLALSLERLRDLTGGNPVRIGLSATQKPIETVADFLTAGEPCAIIDTGHRRKLDVQVEMPASPLTAVMANEVWDEVYGRVEQLIGEHKTTLIFVNTRRLAERMAYRLSQTLGEDKVAAHHGSLSRERRFTAEQRLKNGQLRALVATASLELGIDIGSVELVIQIACPRSIAAFLQRVGRAGHAVDGTPKGRLFPLTRDELIEAAALLDAVRLGELDVLKVPEKPLDILAQQIVAETACREWSGSDLYALCRRAYPYRDLARAEFDEIVAMLSEGFTTRRGRRGAHVHRDGVNDRLRGRQGARLTALTNGGAIPDTFDIEVRLDPGNVILGSVNEDFAIDSTPGDIFLLGNNSWQIIRLEGMVMRVSDAHGQPPTLPFWLGEAPGRSEAFSRAVSRVRVEISDRLGDITVLQAAVEAQGSGPGVPWKRSALEWLVGELGLCEAGAEQLIDYLASAKLALGVMPSVSTLVLERFFDDAGDMHMVLHAPFGSRVNRAWGLSLRKRFCRKFNFELQAAATEEGLILSLGATHSFPLDEVFQYLRSGSVRHILIQALLDAPMFEVRWRWNATRALALVRNRNGKKVPPQLQRMAAEDLVALVFPDQRACFENIQGEREIPDHPLVRQTIGDCLT